In Acidobacteriota bacterium, the following are encoded in one genomic region:
- a CDS encoding YdcH family protein: MPDFEDLRQQLSETDSDYRRLHKEHQEYERRLEELNAKSLLSPEDEAEEKRIKLHKLRLKDEMEQILREHARAEVSA; the protein is encoded by the coding sequence ATGCCGGATTTCGAGGATTTGAGGCAGCAGCTGTCAGAAACGGATAGCGACTACCGCCGTTTGCACAAAGAGCACCAGGAGTACGAGCGCCGCCTGGAAGAGCTCAACGCCAAGTCCCTGCTGTCTCCGGAGGACGAAGCGGAGGAAAAGCGCATCAAGCTGCACAAGCTGCGCCTCAAGGACGAGATGGAACAGATTCTGCGGGAGCACGCCCGCGCCGAGGTTTCGGCCTAG